In Hevea brasiliensis isolate MT/VB/25A 57/8 chromosome 13, ASM3005281v1, whole genome shotgun sequence, a single genomic region encodes these proteins:
- the LOC110655822 gene encoding protein FRIGIDA, which translates to MATPPLPMFTIFNSTYHPPSLAHVKQEHQSTPTPPQYQLAPPQSQVKQEPQEFSVVALQVPDRQQPKRDEPKGAHFFKSIDELCNLSAVINEFYRRFQELQNHLDFIQSTMDAALPPRPIVTAKQTTTETGTTSSAPAKSELLILCEMMCGKDLRRYLTSHLTNIRKLRAEVPSALKCAQNPAKLVLDCIGRFYLQGSRAYTKNSPMIPGRKASILVLEFFLQIIDNGIEFDSAVKQEAEQAALAWRKRLIAEGGLGKASDIDSRGLLLLVGCYGIPKAFTNEDVWDLVRMSNSKQIADVLRRSQVLVARVSDILERMMNNGMKIEAVDVAYTFGIEDKFPPQKLLTSFLRDTKEASKRRKREANNSPILLKEANEKQLAALKSVTKLLEDRKLDPVKVLPGWQLREMRDKLEKEIADLSKRIEDKVALKRKADGNEFSKKSQETKRPRFAGSPLISSPGIGLLEQRAAGHVDGSGLYNASLRMNLLDGGFSGHVNNPSVAGSVLYGSGVVSLPEHVRGTVAGGGTVMHGAGVGLSAAYSIPSTSSFAGVHREMLVDRTGQILASNGAAYGWPGVGDAAFIDGSRGQSFIHQPASGLFGPSSSIEGFVGVSNSPPIGAANRSSTSDLYRFADAVK; encoded by the exons ATGGCGACACCTCCTTTGCCCATGTTCACCATCTTCAATTCCACCTACCACCCACCTTCCCTCGCCCACGTTAAACAGGAACATCAATCCACTCCAACACCACCGCAATACCAATTGGCGCCACCACAATCTCAGGTCAAACAGGAACCACAAGAGTTCTCGGTTGTTGCTCTTCAGGTACCTGACCGACAGCAACCCAAACGGGATGAACCAAAGGGAGCACATTTTTTTAAATCAATTGACGAACTCTGCAATCTCTCTGCTGTCATTAACGAATTTTATCGAAGATTTCAGGAATTGCAAAACCATCTTGATTTCATCCAGAGCACTATGGATGCCGCACTCCCGCCAAGACCAATAGTCACTGCCAAACAAACGACAACAGAAACAGGCACAACAAGTTCTGCGCCAGCCAAGTCGGAGCTTTTAATTCTTTGCGAAATGATGTGTGGCAAAGACCTCCGTAGATATCTTACCTCACATCTAACCAATATCCGGAAGCTTAGAGCTGAAGTTCCTTCCGCCCTTAAATGCGCGCAGAATCCTGCCAAGCTAGTGCTGGATTGCATCGGGCGGTTTTATCTGCAGGGAAGCCGGGCCTACACCAAGAATTCTCCTATGATTCCTGGGAGAAAAGCTAGCATTTTAGTTTTGGAATTCTTTTTGCAAATAATTGACAATGGCATTGAGTTTGACTCCGCCGTGAAGCAGGAAGCGGAGCAGGCTGCGCTGGCTTGGAGAAAGAGGCTTATAGCTGAGGGTGGTCTGGGGAAAGCCAGCGACATTGATTCCAGGGGTTTGCTTCTTCTCGTTGGTTGTTATGGGATCCCAAAGGCTTTTACCAATGAGGATGTTTGGGATTTGGTTCGGATGAGTAATTCAAAGCAGATCGCGGATGTCCTTCGAAGATCCCAAGTCCTTGTTGCCAGGGTCTCAG ATATTCTAGAGAGAATGATGAACAATGGAATGAAAATTGAAGCTGTTGATGTGGCTTATACTTTTGGGATTGAGGATAAGTTTCCTCCTCAGAAGCTTCTGACTTCTTTCCTGCGAGATACTAAAGAAGCATCAAAGAGGAGAAAGAGGGAAGCAAATAATTCACCTATCTTACTG AAAGAAGCAAATGAGAAGCAGTTGGCTGCTCTGAAATCAGTAACAAAGCTACTTGAAGACCGCAAGCTTGATCCAGTAAAGGTTCTTCCTGGATGGCAACTTAGGGAAATGAGAGACAAGCTAGAGAAAGAAATTGCTGACCTCAGTAAAAGGATAGAAGATAAGGTGGCATTAAAAAGAAAAGCAGATGGGAATGAGTTCTCAAAGAAGAGTCAAGAAACAAAACGTCCACGATTTGCAGGTTCACCCCTGATATCCTCTCCAGGCATTGGGTTGCTCGAACAAAGGGCTGCTGGTCATGTGGATGGCAGTGGCTTGTACAATGCTTCCCTGCGAATGAACTTGTTGGATGGTGGATTTTCTGGTCATGTCAACAATCCTTCTGTTGCTGGATCTGTGTTGTATGGATCTGGTGTGGTATCTTTGCCTGAACATGTCCGTGGCACAGTGGCAGGAGGTGGGACTGTAATGCATGGTGCTGGAGTGGGTCTCTCAGCTGCATATAGTATTCCATCCACCAGTTCATTTGCTGGAGTTCACAGGGAGATGCTTGTTGATAGGACCGGGCAAATATTGGCTAGCAATGGTGCAGCATATGGATGGCCTGGTGTTGGGGATGCTGCCTTTATTGATGGGTCTCGGGGGCAGAGCTTTATTCATCAACCAGCATCTGGTTTGTTTGGGCCATCATCATCAATAGAAGGTTTTGTGGGTGTATCAAATTCTCCACCTATTGGTGCTGCTAATAGGAGCTCAACGTCTGATCTATATCGATTTGCTGATGCTGTTAAGTGA
- the LOC110655778 gene encoding peroxidase 60 produces the protein MKFKAAVLLLALELILGLILAGCCHGALQVGFYRGKCRFADVEAIVAGVITAQFLRDPTIVAALLRLQFHDCFVNGCDASILIDGINSEKTVPPNLSVRGYDIIDQAKAAVENACPGVVSCADLIAIATRDAVFLSGGGRYEVETGRRDGLVSIAQNVSILGPKISAPEAIAGFADKGLNATDMVLLLGAHSVGVTHCSLIKDRVYNFQGTGSPDPAMDPFLVNILRSRCPQISPVDNTVNLDQNPSSSFFLDVSYYRNIMLHRGILQIDQQLGMDPLTTPIVRNLAGEFDFPTRFGAAMVKMGAIGVLTGTQGEIRRSCRATN, from the exons atgaagttcaaggCAGCAGTTCTCCTACTAGCCCTTGAGCTCATTTTAGGATTAATCTTGGCTGGCTGTTGCCATGGTGCTCTACAGGTAGGGTTTTACAGAGGCAAATGCAGATTTGCAGATGTTGAGGCTATAGTGGCTGGCGTTATCACTGCTCAGTTCTTAAGGGACCCTACAATTGTGGCCGCACTCTTACGCTTGCAGTTCCATGATTGCTTTGTTAAC GGGTGTGATGCATCCATACTTATAGATGGAATCAATAGTGAGAAAACAGTACCACCAAATCTGAGTGTTAGGGGATATGACATTATCGACCAAGCAAAGGCTGCTGTGGAGAACGCTTGCCCTGGCGTTGTATCTTGTGCTGATCTCATTGCAATAGCTACTAGAGATGCTGTTTTCTTG AGTGGCGGAGGAAGATACGAAGTTGAAACAGGAAGAAGGGATGGTTTAGTTTCCATAGCTCAAAATGTAAGTATCCTAGGGCCTAAAATATCAGCTCCCGAGGCCATTGCAGGATTTGCTGATAAAGGGCTTAATGCTACAGACATGGTGCTTCTTCTAG GTGCCCATTCTGTTGGAGTTACTCATTGTTCTCTGATCAAAGACCGTGTCTACAATTTTCAAGGCACTGGCAGTCCTGATCCAGCCATGGATCCTTTCCTAGTTAATATCCTGAGATCAAGGTGTCCTCAGATTTCCCCTGTAGACAACACAGTTAATCTAGATCAAAATCCATCTAGTTCCTTCTTCTTGGACGTTTCATACTATCGAAATATAATGCTGCACAGAGGCATTCTCCAAATTGACCAACAGCTGGGAATGGACCCATTGACTACGCCCATAGTGAGAAATCTAGCTGGGGAATTTGATTTCCCTACCAGGTTTGGTGCTGCCATGGTTAAAATGGGAGCTATAGGAGTTCTTACTGGCACACAAGGAGAGATTAGGAGATCATGTAGAGCTACTAATTAA
- the LOC110655821 gene encoding superoxide dismutase [Fe], chloroplastic isoform X1 — translation MVPAAATAASLNCALFHRQGGLNRATRGLQWTKKQQCTRKPGPAIITAKFELKPPPYPLNALEPHMSKDTLEYHWGKHHRAYVDNLNKQIVGTELDSMPLEDVVIVTYNKGDMLPAFNNAAQAWNHEFFWGCMKPGGGGKPSGELLQLIERDFGSFEKFVEEFKSAAATQFGSGWAWLVYKANRLDVENAVNPRPLEEDKKLVVVKSSNAVNPLVWDYSPLLTIDVWEHAYYLDFQNRRPDYISTFMEKLVSWEAASARLEVAKAQAAEREKEQRKRDEAEDIQGSEAVEMYVDGETEDSGAD, via the exons ATGGTACCAGCAGCTGCTACAGCCGCCTCGCTAAACTGCGCACTATTTCACCGCCAAG GAGGACTGAATCGAGCAACTCGTGGATTACAATGGACAAAGAAG CAGCAGTGCACTAGAAAGCCAGGTCCTGCCATAATTACAGCAAAATTTGAGCTCAAGCCGCCTCCATATCCTCTG AACGCATTGGAGCCACATATGAGCAAGGATACCCTGGAGTATCACTGGGGAAAGCATCACAGGGCTTATGTTGATAACTTAAACAAGCAAATTGTAGGAACCGAACTAGATAGCATGCCGTTGGAAGATGTGGTAATTGTTACTTACAACAAGGGTGATATGCTTCCAGCTTTTAACAATGCTGCGCAG GCGTGGAATCATGAGTTCTTCTGGGGATGCATGAAGCCAGGTGGCGGAGGAAAGCCATCAGGAGAGCTTCTGCAATTGATTGAAAGAGACTTTGGTTCCTTTGAAAAATTTGTGGAAGAGTTTAAGTCGGCAGCAGCAACACAGTTTGGTTCTGGATGGGCTTGGCTTGTTT ACAAAGCAAACAGGCTTGATGTTGAAAATGCAGTAAATCCTCGTCCATTAGAAGAGGACAAAAAGCTGGTTGTGGTGAAGAGTTCCAATGCTGTAAATCCGCTTGTTTGGGATTACTCA CCACTCCTTACAATTGATGTTTGGGAG CATGCTTACTACCTTGACTTTCAG AATCGAAGGCCTGATTACATATCAACCTTTATGGAGAAGCTTGTATCATGGGAAGCAGCCAGTGCTAGACTTGAAGTTGCTAAAGCTCAAGCTGCTGAGAGAGAAAAAGAACAGAGGAAAAGAGATGAAGCAGAGGACATTCAGGGCAGTGAAGCTGTAGAAATGTATGTGGATGGTGAAACTGAAGATTCTGGGGCCGATTAA
- the LOC110655821 gene encoding superoxide dismutase [Fe], chloroplastic isoform X2, whose product MVPAAATAASLNCALFHRQGGLNRATRGLQWTKKQCTRKPGPAIITAKFELKPPPYPLNALEPHMSKDTLEYHWGKHHRAYVDNLNKQIVGTELDSMPLEDVVIVTYNKGDMLPAFNNAAQAWNHEFFWGCMKPGGGGKPSGELLQLIERDFGSFEKFVEEFKSAAATQFGSGWAWLVYKANRLDVENAVNPRPLEEDKKLVVVKSSNAVNPLVWDYSPLLTIDVWEHAYYLDFQNRRPDYISTFMEKLVSWEAASARLEVAKAQAAEREKEQRKRDEAEDIQGSEAVEMYVDGETEDSGAD is encoded by the exons ATGGTACCAGCAGCTGCTACAGCCGCCTCGCTAAACTGCGCACTATTTCACCGCCAAG GAGGACTGAATCGAGCAACTCGTGGATTACAATGGACAAAGAAG CAGTGCACTAGAAAGCCAGGTCCTGCCATAATTACAGCAAAATTTGAGCTCAAGCCGCCTCCATATCCTCTG AACGCATTGGAGCCACATATGAGCAAGGATACCCTGGAGTATCACTGGGGAAAGCATCACAGGGCTTATGTTGATAACTTAAACAAGCAAATTGTAGGAACCGAACTAGATAGCATGCCGTTGGAAGATGTGGTAATTGTTACTTACAACAAGGGTGATATGCTTCCAGCTTTTAACAATGCTGCGCAG GCGTGGAATCATGAGTTCTTCTGGGGATGCATGAAGCCAGGTGGCGGAGGAAAGCCATCAGGAGAGCTTCTGCAATTGATTGAAAGAGACTTTGGTTCCTTTGAAAAATTTGTGGAAGAGTTTAAGTCGGCAGCAGCAACACAGTTTGGTTCTGGATGGGCTTGGCTTGTTT ACAAAGCAAACAGGCTTGATGTTGAAAATGCAGTAAATCCTCGTCCATTAGAAGAGGACAAAAAGCTGGTTGTGGTGAAGAGTTCCAATGCTGTAAATCCGCTTGTTTGGGATTACTCA CCACTCCTTACAATTGATGTTTGGGAG CATGCTTACTACCTTGACTTTCAG AATCGAAGGCCTGATTACATATCAACCTTTATGGAGAAGCTTGTATCATGGGAAGCAGCCAGTGCTAGACTTGAAGTTGCTAAAGCTCAAGCTGCTGAGAGAGAAAAAGAACAGAGGAAAAGAGATGAAGCAGAGGACATTCAGGGCAGTGAAGCTGTAGAAATGTATGTGGATGGTGAAACTGAAGATTCTGGGGCCGATTAA